Genomic DNA from Jejubacter calystegiae:
CCCCTGCGCGCCCTGTAACCCGCGCATCGCCAGCCGGGACGAAGTGCGCGCGCTCTATCTGGAGGCTCTGTGATCCGTAAAGCTTTCGTTATGCAGGTTAACCCCGACGCTCACGAAGAGTATCAGCGTCGTCATTCGCCCATCTGGCCGGAACTGGAAGCGGTGCTGAAATCCCATGGCGCCCACCATTACGCCATCTGGCTGGATGCCGCGCGCAATCTGCTGTTCGCGACGGTAGAGGTAGAATCCGAGGAGCGCTGGAACGCCGTGGCGCAGACCGAGGTCTGCCAGCGCTGGTGGAAACATATGCGGGAAGTTATGCCGAGCAACCCGGATAACAGTCCGGTGAGTGAAGAGCTGAAAGCGGTGTT
This window encodes:
- the rhaM gene encoding L-rhamnose mutarotase; this encodes MIRKAFVMQVNPDAHEEYQRRHSPIWPELEAVLKSHGAHHYAIWLDAARNLLFATVEVESEERWNAVAQTEVCQRWWKHMREVMPSNPDNSPVSEELKAVFYLE